A genomic segment from Nodularia sphaerocarpa UHCC 0038 encodes:
- a CDS encoding TonB-dependent receptor domain-containing protein, with translation MMVCGAKGQKSHLLLAVGVVSILTIQPAQAESDISRLQDVIHQSRSAALLAQESGVTVMQVTGVEANPTDQGVEIILQTSQAEQLQIINRNAENSFIADIPNAQLRLPSGDGFIFRSENPVEGITEITVTNFDANTIRVTVAGEVGVPVVELFDSPEEGLIFNVTPVITSTQQPQPQETSQQPEQRPEETQESIELVVTATRTAENVQNVPRSITVITREQIEQQRAVTRDLGTILSNTVPGLAPTLESQQSFSQTLRGRPPLVLIDGVPVSSNIDNDTSAAKLRRIDTAAIERIEVVRGPSAIYGDGATGGVINIITRRPNQDRVVSEAEIGVRSVGNFKSGSFGNLINYGISGKQGDVDFTASFTRDSYGQAFDAEGDRIPLVADSEADSASINVLGKLGFDLGSQQRFQVTANYFNDAQSQNLESIAIPGIPKAQARDRPVEFIDSTSPFNRGTIIQLDYTHNDILNSQLQAQAYYRQTTTVAPLFDLRVFIPDNPLGVNRSVVKSERFGGRLQLDTALSNHLNLLWGADYSNEDSQGDYQVFNVDEFDSSGGRRARQVGSAIRIAPFNIESLGVFSQLKWDASENLLLSGGVRYDTFNVKVIDNWVDGRSGLSFQGGEKTLDDVVFNAGVVYKATPQISLFTNFAQGFSLPNISRIVQNPREGFNFAEDVELSAPQKVDSYELGIRGQWQNFQTSLAGFYSYSSLGTTLQFQDLNSPLRVLRAPQRNYGIELTVDWQPSDKWKLGSSFTWSEGEREDSATGEFVALSGFDTSPLKLTAYLENETLPGWNNRLQALFVGNRDRAFKADIDPIGIDSYYVVDLLSSLELGNGTLSLGVRNLLNNQYLNFSNQILAGFDQSIAPASRGRTFTLNYRWSW, from the coding sequence ATGATGGTGTGTGGAGCTAAGGGTCAAAAATCTCACCTTCTTTTGGCTGTAGGTGTGGTGTCAATTCTGACAATACAACCGGCGCAAGCAGAGTCAGATATTTCTCGCCTTCAGGATGTGATTCATCAAAGCAGAAGTGCGGCACTGCTGGCTCAAGAGTCTGGTGTCACAGTCATGCAGGTGACAGGAGTTGAAGCTAATCCCACGGATCAAGGTGTGGAAATTATTTTACAAACTTCTCAAGCAGAACAACTGCAAATCATAAATCGCAATGCTGAGAATAGTTTTATCGCAGATATTCCCAATGCTCAATTGCGTTTACCCAGTGGCGATGGGTTTATATTCCGGTCGGAAAATCCAGTTGAGGGGATTACTGAAATAACGGTAACAAATTTTGATGCTAATACTATCCGCGTTACTGTGGCGGGTGAGGTGGGTGTACCAGTTGTGGAGTTGTTTGACAGTCCAGAAGAAGGTCTGATTTTTAACGTCACACCAGTTATCACCTCTACACAGCAACCTCAACCACAAGAAACATCGCAACAGCCAGAACAACGGCCAGAGGAAACTCAAGAATCTATAGAACTGGTGGTGACAGCAACACGCACGGCAGAAAATGTGCAGAATGTGCCACGTTCTATAACTGTGATTACACGGGAACAAATTGAGCAGCAAAGGGCGGTGACTCGTGACTTGGGAACGATACTGAGTAATACAGTTCCAGGTTTAGCTCCAACTTTGGAATCACAACAAAGTTTTTCTCAGACTTTGCGGGGAAGACCACCTTTAGTATTGATAGATGGAGTGCCAGTTAGCTCTAATATTGATAATGATACCTCGGCCGCAAAATTACGCCGGATTGACACTGCTGCAATTGAACGGATAGAAGTGGTACGAGGTCCGAGTGCAATTTATGGTGATGGTGCAACAGGTGGGGTGATTAATATTATTACCCGAAGACCTAATCAAGATAGGGTAGTTTCCGAAGCAGAAATTGGAGTGCGTTCTGTTGGTAACTTCAAATCTGGTAGTTTTGGGAATTTGATTAACTACGGGATTTCCGGTAAGCAAGGTGATGTAGATTTTACTGCTTCTTTCACCCGTGATAGTTATGGTCAAGCGTTTGATGCAGAAGGCGATCGCATTCCCTTAGTTGCAGATTCGGAAGCAGATAGTGCTTCTATCAACGTTTTGGGTAAACTGGGTTTTGATTTAGGTTCGCAACAACGATTCCAAGTGACAGCCAATTATTTTAATGACGCTCAAAGTCAGAACCTAGAAAGTATAGCAATACCAGGTATTCCAAAAGCACAAGCCAGAGATAGACCAGTTGAGTTTATTGATTCCACAAGTCCTTTCAACCGAGGAACGATAATTCAACTCGACTACACTCACAACGATATCCTCAATAGCCAACTACAAGCACAGGCTTATTATCGCCAAACCACAACTGTTGCACCCCTTTTCGATCTCCGTGTATTTATTCCCGATAATCCTTTAGGTGTTAATCGTTCGGTAGTGAAATCTGAAAGATTTGGGGGACGTTTGCAGTTAGATACAGCTTTATCCAATCACCTAAATTTGCTTTGGGGTGCAGATTACTCTAATGAAGATAGTCAAGGAGATTATCAGGTATTCAATGTTGATGAATTTGATAGCAGTGGTGGAAGAAGAGCGCGACAAGTTGGCTCTGCGATTCGGATCGCACCTTTTAATATAGAAAGCTTGGGTGTATTTTCCCAGTTGAAATGGGACGCGAGCGAGAATTTATTACTCAGTGGTGGAGTGCGTTATGATACTTTTAACGTTAAAGTCATTGATAATTGGGTAGATGGAAGAAGTGGACTATCTTTTCAAGGTGGCGAAAAAACCTTAGATGATGTAGTGTTTAATGCAGGTGTAGTCTACAAAGCCACTCCACAAATTAGTCTGTTTACAAACTTTGCTCAAGGGTTTTCCCTTCCCAATATTTCACGAATTGTTCAGAATCCCAGGGAGGGTTTCAATTTTGCTGAAGATGTGGAATTATCAGCGCCTCAAAAAGTTGATAGTTACGAACTGGGGATTCGCGGACAGTGGCAAAATTTCCAAACTTCCCTGGCTGGGTTCTACAGTTATTCAAGCTTAGGAACAACGTTGCAATTTCAGGATTTGAACAGCCCTTTGAGAGTTTTACGCGCTCCCCAACGCAATTATGGGATTGAATTAACAGTAGATTGGCAACCTAGCGATAAATGGAAGTTAGGAAGTTCATTTACTTGGAGTGAAGGAGAGCGGGAAGACTCAGCAACAGGTGAGTTTGTCGCCCTGAGTGGCTTTGATACTTCACCTCTGAAGCTGACAGCATATTTGGAGAATGAAACCTTGCCAGGATGGAACAACCGACTGCAAGCATTATTTGTGGGAAATCGCGATCGCGCTTTTAAAGCCGACATTGATCCCATTGGTATAGATAGTTATTATGTCGTTGATTTACTCAGTAGTCTTGAACTTGGGAATGGTACGCTGAGTTTGGGGGTGAGGAATTTGTTAAATAACCAATACTTGAATTTTAGTAACCAAATTCTCGCAGGTTTTGACCAGTCTATTGCTCCGGCTTCTAGGGGTAGAACTTTTACTTTAAATTACCGTTGGAGTTGGTAA
- a CDS encoding AraC family transcriptional regulator: MTKIYIYKDADLDELWDEGLETGEITYHSDEVESVQNWQHPLKKGVVSNTLLTQGLRTDIFNFEYPEIFGHDYYGSDDYHYPINLVFRSSGILKEQIFGINQNACEQPGESYLFHYPTGTREIEQKMPGTDVCVRIRLEPHLVRLLSQGQEEYLPSLLKPFLETDTPPSFYQSLGKMTPAMQVALSQLLNCPVKGMMRRTYVEAKTLELITLQFARLLEDTTPGQPSVRLRKRDIECIYQARDILLEDMTNPPSLIALAQQVQLNERKLKQGFHQIFGTTVFGYLRDYRLEQACQLLMTDQMNVAEVSYSVGFANRSYFAAAFRKKFGINPSDYQAQWRKKSA, encoded by the coding sequence ATGACCAAGATTTATATTTATAAAGATGCGGACTTGGATGAACTATGGGACGAGGGTTTAGAAACAGGAGAAATTACTTACCATTCTGATGAAGTTGAAAGTGTTCAAAACTGGCAACATCCACTCAAGAAAGGTGTAGTTAGTAATACTTTACTCACTCAGGGACTCCGCACAGACATCTTTAATTTCGAGTATCCAGAAATTTTTGGACATGATTATTATGGTAGCGATGATTACCATTACCCAATAAATCTGGTTTTTCGGAGTTCAGGAATTCTCAAAGAGCAAATCTTTGGTATAAATCAAAATGCTTGCGAACAACCAGGAGAAAGTTATTTGTTCCACTATCCCACAGGGACGCGAGAGATTGAGCAAAAAATGCCGGGAACAGATGTCTGTGTGAGAATCCGTTTGGAACCGCATCTGGTGAGATTATTGAGCCAGGGTCAGGAAGAATATTTACCTTCCTTACTTAAACCTTTCTTGGAAACTGACACACCACCTTCATTTTATCAATCACTGGGCAAAATGACCCCGGCAATGCAAGTAGCACTGTCCCAACTGCTTAACTGTCCTGTGAAAGGAATGATGCGGCGGACTTATGTAGAAGCCAAGACTCTGGAATTAATCACCTTACAATTTGCTCGATTGCTTGAGGATACTACACCCGGACAGCCATCGGTTAGGTTAAGAAAGCGTGATATTGAGTGCATTTATCAAGCTAGAGATATTTTGCTTGAAGATATGACTAACCCACCCTCATTGATTGCATTAGCACAACAAGTACAGTTAAATGAGCGCAAACTCAAGCAGGGATTTCATCAAATCTTCGGTACGACAGTGTTTGGATATCTGCGTGATTATCGTCTTGAGCAAGCTTGTCAACTTCTGATGACAGACCAAATGAATGTAGCCGAGGTGTCTTACTCTGTAGGATTTGCCAATAGAAGTTACTTTGCAGCAGCATTTCGGAAAAAATTCGGTATAAATCCCAGCGATTATCAAGCACAGTGGCGAAAAAAGTCCGCCTAG
- a CDS encoding S8 family serine peptidase, with translation MSKKLSWMVWGLTASCLSAPVLASALQTSLGTNGIDALRLHQPPYNLLGRKIALGQVEIGRPGMFGWDKAVSQNSAISLAAVFMRDGPAKSNTGVDSHAYNVAGVMVSRDKALPGVAPKAQLYSSAVGSTRNMGQPEECLTAQHIALQNGNDVRAINFSFGEPLSRDPRPNPVLDGNALLTLCLDWSSRVHDVLYAIAGNQGKGGIPIPTDNYNGINVAFSSPRGGIFNKVDVSNLAASKQGATARLAGKEFNIDGRRSIGLVAPGSNIPMLNPDGKLNKVTGTSFAAPQVTATVALLQEFGDRQLQNQQRYWSIDARRHQVMKAVLLNSADKLEDSGDGLRLGMTRTLIDKQNQNWLESDAYQNRQIPLDAQMGTGHLNTFRAYQQFSAGQWRPSSTVAAVGWDYGQVNVGSTVDYTLDKPLKQDSFVNITLSWNRLVELNDTNKNEKYDVGETFSDRGLNNLDLYLINADAKNADAGVACASVSEIDSVEHIFCPVPATGNYKIRVQFRQQVNAATQPYGLAWWTVAKSASN, from the coding sequence ATGAGCAAAAAACTAAGCTGGATGGTTTGGGGGTTGACTGCTTCTTGTTTAAGTGCGCCTGTATTGGCTTCAGCTTTACAAACTTCTCTGGGTACTAATGGTATTGATGCTCTGAGATTACACCAACCTCCTTATAATTTACTGGGTCGCAAGATTGCTCTTGGTCAGGTGGAAATTGGTCGTCCGGGAATGTTTGGCTGGGATAAGGCCGTATCTCAAAATTCTGCAATATCTTTAGCAGCAGTATTTATGCGCGATGGACCCGCTAAATCCAACACTGGTGTTGACTCCCACGCTTATAATGTTGCTGGTGTGATGGTTAGTCGAGACAAAGCTCTCCCAGGAGTTGCTCCCAAGGCGCAATTGTATTCGTCTGCGGTGGGTTCTACAAGAAATATGGGACAGCCAGAAGAGTGTTTAACGGCACAACACATAGCTTTACAAAATGGTAATGATGTCCGTGCTATTAACTTTAGCTTTGGTGAACCTCTGAGCCGTGATCCGCGTCCGAATCCTGTTTTAGACGGTAATGCTTTACTAACTTTATGTCTTGACTGGTCTAGTCGCGTTCATGATGTTTTGTATGCGATCGCCGGGAACCAAGGCAAAGGAGGTATTCCCATTCCCACGGATAATTATAACGGAATCAACGTTGCTTTTTCATCCCCCAGAGGAGGTATTTTTAATAAAGTTGACGTTTCCAATCTGGCGGCTAGTAAGCAGGGAGCCACGGCGCGGTTAGCTGGTAAGGAGTTTAATATTGATGGTCGTCGTTCTATTGGTTTGGTCGCACCAGGAAGTAATATTCCCATGCTGAATCCAGATGGTAAGTTGAATAAGGTAACAGGTACAAGTTTTGCTGCGCCTCAAGTTACGGCGACTGTTGCTTTGTTACAAGAATTTGGTGATAGACAGCTACAGAATCAACAACGCTATTGGAGTATTGATGCTCGCCGTCATCAAGTGATGAAGGCTGTATTGCTAAATTCAGCAGACAAGCTTGAAGATAGTGGTGATGGCTTGCGCCTGGGAATGACTCGGACGCTGATTGATAAACAAAATCAAAACTGGCTGGAATCTGATGCTTATCAAAATCGCCAAATCCCCCTGGATGCTCAAATGGGAACAGGTCATTTAAATACTTTTCGAGCTTATCAGCAATTTAGCGCTGGTCAATGGCGACCATCCAGCACAGTGGCTGCTGTTGGTTGGGATTATGGCCAGGTGAATGTGGGATCTACTGTGGATTATACTTTGGACAAACCTTTAAAACAGGATAGTTTTGTGAATATTACTCTCAGTTGGAATCGCTTGGTCGAGCTAAATGATACCAATAAAAACGAGAAATATGATGTGGGTGAAACTTTTAGCGATCGCGGCTTGAATAACCTTGACTTATACTTAATTAACGCAGATGCTAAAAATGCAGATGCTGGTGTTGCCTGTGCCTCAGTCAGTGAAATTGACAGTGTAGAACATATATTCTGCCCCGTTCCGGCTACTGGGAATTATAAAATCCGTGTCCAGTTTCGCCAACAGGTTAACGCAGCCACTCAACCTTATGGTTTAGCTTGGTGGACTGTTGCCAAATCTGCCTCGAATTAA
- the dacB gene encoding D-alanyl-D-alanine carboxypeptidase/D-alanyl-D-alanine-endopeptidase, with the protein MSKKITIGLLSLFLSTQIAVTQQTAKAQIQTPVTPTTTTKKICPAQLKPAVDAVTNSPEFSRVRWGILVRNLADEQTLYSRDAEKYFNPASNTKLLTTAAALQQLGADFRIRTSVYQDADGVLRVVGRGDPSLKVPQLQELTQQLQQQGITQINQLIADDSYFQGEIVHPSWEWEDLAAYYGAPVNSLIVNENASLFTVSPQTIGKPLQLTWNEPVEAYQWLVENNSVTTEKDESGFVAVSRGLKGPVLRIQGQMAVDSNSTIRAIAVFDPVQNFLRHFRQTLVKSGISVSQMSYGTSGKNERELAAVESPPLSELLKETNINSNNLYAEALLRTLAIKQPIKNNQTTADAGLEILKTTLTQLGVDPTSYILVDGSGLSRKNLISPQALVQTLEAMVKSPQAELFRSSLPVAGVSGTLRNRLRDTPAVGIVQAKTGTMTGVVSLSGYVNAPNYQPLAFSIIVNHSEQPASVVRQSMDEIVVLLTQLQRC; encoded by the coding sequence ATGTCTAAAAAAATCACTATTGGCTTGTTGTCGCTGTTTCTCAGCACTCAAATCGCTGTCACCCAACAAACAGCCAAAGCACAAATACAAACACCAGTCACACCGACAACCACCACAAAAAAAATTTGTCCCGCCCAACTTAAACCAGCAGTTGATGCTGTCACAAACAGCCCGGAATTTAGTCGAGTGCGCTGGGGTATTTTAGTCAGAAATCTGGCTGATGAACAAACTCTTTATAGTCGTGATGCTGAAAAATATTTTAATCCAGCTTCTAACACCAAATTATTGACAACAGCCGCAGCATTACAGCAATTGGGTGCAGACTTTCGCATTCGTACTTCTGTTTATCAAGATGCTGATGGTGTTTTGCGCGTAGTCGGTAGAGGAGACCCCAGTTTAAAAGTACCACAACTGCAAGAATTAACCCAGCAATTACAGCAACAAGGAATTACGCAAATTAATCAGTTAATTGCGGATGATAGTTATTTTCAAGGTGAAATTGTTCATCCGAGTTGGGAATGGGAAGACTTAGCCGCTTATTATGGCGCACCAGTTAACAGTTTAATTGTCAATGAAAATGCTTCTCTATTTACTGTTTCGCCCCAAACTATAGGAAAACCATTACAACTGACATGGAATGAACCCGTTGAAGCATATCAATGGCTAGTGGAAAATAATTCTGTAACTACTGAGAAAGATGAATCGGGGTTTGTTGCAGTTAGTCGGGGTTTAAAAGGGCCAGTGCTACGCATTCAAGGACAGATGGCTGTAGATTCTAATTCTACTATTAGGGCGATCGCAGTTTTTGACCCCGTGCAAAATTTCTTGCGTCACTTCCGCCAAACTTTAGTGAAATCAGGAATTTCTGTGAGTCAGATGTCATACGGTACGAGTGGTAAAAATGAAAGAGAACTAGCAGCAGTAGAATCACCACCATTATCTGAGTTATTAAAAGAGACAAATATTAATAGTAATAATTTGTATGCTGAAGCTTTACTGAGAACTTTAGCGATTAAACAACCAATAAAAAATAATCAAACTACAGCTGATGCAGGTTTAGAAATTCTCAAGACTACCTTAACTCAATTAGGAGTAGATCCCACAAGTTATATATTAGTAGATGGTTCTGGCTTATCGCGCAAAAACTTAATTAGCCCCCAAGCACTGGTACAAACTTTAGAGGCTATGGTAAAATCACCACAAGCTGAACTTTTTCGTTCATCTTTACCTGTTGCGGGTGTAAGCGGAACTCTCAGAAATCGCTTGCGTGACACTCCGGCTGTAGGAATTGTCCAAGCCAAAACAGGTACTATGACAGGTGTAGTTTCCCTTTCAGGATATGTCAACGCGCCCAATTATCAACCCTTAGCTTTTAGTATAATTGTCAATCATTCCGAACAACCTGCTAGCGTTGTCCGCCAATCAATGGATGAAATAGTCGTTTTATTAACACAATTACAGCGTTGTTAA
- the tmk gene encoding dTMP kinase, protein MGGKLIVFEGVEGCGKTSQMQLCCEWLQNLGVSVVMTREPGGTELGLHLRRLLLDKVENEPIAEVTELLLYAADRSHHVEQELKPNLAAGKYILCDRYTDSTTAYQGYGRGLNMSLINQLNYIATAGLESDLTIWLDVDVEVGLARKQGDKFDRIEQETIAFHRRVQQGYSELASSYPSRILRVDGSLSQAAVQEIIQEILQEKLEL, encoded by the coding sequence ATGGGTGGCAAATTAATTGTATTTGAAGGGGTGGAAGGCTGCGGCAAAACTAGCCAAATGCAGCTTTGTTGTGAATGGTTGCAAAATTTAGGTGTCTCCGTGGTAATGACGCGTGAACCAGGGGGAACAGAGTTAGGCTTACATTTGCGCCGTCTTTTATTAGATAAGGTCGAAAATGAACCAATTGCTGAGGTGACAGAATTATTATTGTATGCTGCTGACCGGTCGCACCACGTGGAACAAGAACTTAAACCCAATTTAGCAGCCGGAAAATATATATTGTGCGATCGCTACACTGATTCTACCACTGCCTACCAAGGTTATGGTCGGGGTTTGAACATGAGCTTAATTAATCAACTCAATTATATTGCTACGGCTGGGTTAGAAAGCGACTTAACTATTTGGCTAGATGTTGATGTGGAAGTGGGACTAGCTAGGAAACAAGGCGATAAGTTTGACCGTATTGAGCAAGAGACAATCGCCTTTCATCGGCGTGTTCAGCAAGGTTACTCAGAGTTAGCCTCATCTTATCCATCTCGGATTTTACGGGTTGATGGTAGTTTAAGTCAAGCAGCAGTGCAAGAAATAATTCAGGAAATTCTGCAAGAAAAGTTGGAATTGTGA
- a CDS encoding iron-siderophore ABC transporter substrate-binding protein — translation MKNTKIWKLNHKIWVLIGRQAGVRWLLTSIFTAVIIAACSNIAINNDNGKVQTFHSPSMPCQVVKHEMGETCVPMNPQRIVTLAPVTLATVLALGVKPIGTTGVDFPPYLQQVSDIQLLGEQWQPNFEGILLLKPDLILGMPYHSGEYNKLSQIAPTVLFKWNGTSSWKQHLEDVAEVLNKANQAKSLMQDYKKRLEEFRLKMGDRLQKLQISYIDVLAQALIWCDVKNSFAGMILEDAGLQRPPAQAIVSQGGYIMFGLETIQPNADGDVIFTSYWSNEDGKKALGRIQSHPLWLKLKAVQQNQVYVVNRHVWRGSNILAAYEVIEDLFKYLINTP, via the coding sequence ATGAAAAATACCAAGATTTGGAAACTAAATCACAAAATTTGGGTTTTAATAGGGAGACAGGCTGGGGTTAGATGGTTATTAACTTCAATTTTTACTGCTGTAATAATTGCCGCTTGTAGTAACATCGCTATTAATAATGATAATGGCAAAGTGCAGACTTTCCACTCACCGTCAATGCCATGTCAAGTAGTAAAGCACGAGATGGGAGAAACCTGTGTCCCCATGAATCCACAACGTATTGTCACCTTAGCTCCTGTGACTCTGGCAACTGTTCTGGCTCTAGGAGTAAAACCCATTGGCACAACAGGGGTGGATTTTCCTCCTTATCTCCAACAAGTCAGCGACATCCAACTACTTGGCGAACAATGGCAACCGAATTTTGAAGGAATTCTACTACTCAAGCCTGATCTGATTTTGGGAATGCCTTACCATAGTGGAGAATATAATAAGCTGTCACAAATCGCTCCCACAGTGTTGTTTAAGTGGAATGGTACATCTTCTTGGAAGCAGCATTTAGAAGACGTTGCCGAGGTGTTAAATAAGGCAAATCAAGCCAAATCCTTAATGCAGGATTACAAGAAACGCCTTGAAGAATTTAGGCTAAAAATGGGCGACCGACTTCAAAAGCTTCAGATATCCTACATCGACGTATTGGCGCAAGCTTTGATCTGGTGTGACGTGAAAAATTCTTTTGCCGGGATGATCTTGGAAGATGCCGGGTTACAGCGTCCTCCTGCTCAAGCAATTGTTTCTCAAGGAGGATATATCATGTTCGGTTTGGAAACCATTCAACCGAATGCAGATGGTGATGTAATATTTACTAGCTACTGGAGTAATGAAGACGGTAAGAAAGCCCTGGGGAGAATTCAAAGTCATCCACTCTGGTTAAAACTAAAAGCGGTGCAGCAAAATCAGGTATACGTTGTTAACCGCCACGTCTGGCGAGGCTCAAATATTCTTGCTGCTTACGAAGTTATTGAGGATTTATTCAAATACCTAATTAATACACCTTAA
- the ilvB gene encoding biosynthetic-type acetolactate synthase large subunit, with translation MTVRLPSLTNIPQTENHNQSGVTQSPVVAPKRETGGFALLDSLVRHEVEYIFGYPGGAILPIYDDLYKVESTGAIKHILVRHEQGAAHAADGYARATGKVGVCFGTSGPGATNLVTGIATAYMDSIPMIVVTGQVPRASIGTDAFQETDIYGITLPIVKHSYVVRDPKDMARIVAEAFHIASTGRPGPVLIDVPKDVALEECDYVPVAPGTVKLRGYRPTVKGNPRQINAAIKLIRNSSRPLLYVGGGAIASNAHAEVKELAELFNIPVTTTLMGIGAFDEHHPLSVGMLGMHGTAYANFAVTDCDLLICVGARFDDRVTGKLDEFASHAKVIHIDIDPAEVGKNRVPEVPIVGDVRHVLVDLLRRCQETGIKNIPHKNQEWLNLINRWRQDYPLEVPHYADSISPQEVIVEVGRQAPHAFYTTDVGQHQMWAAQFLKNGPRRWISSAGLGTMGFGVPAAMGAKVAFPDEEVICISGDASFQMCLQELGTLSQYGINVKTVIMNNGWQGMVRQWQQAFYGERYSSSNMEVGMPDIEHLTKAYGIKGMVVQTREELQGAIAEMLAHNGPVVVDVRVTKDENCYPMVAPGKSNAQMIGLPIQPPKAVVEPVSCSHCGTTNPPTHNFCSECGTKL, from the coding sequence GTGACCGTGCGCTTGCCATCCTTAACTAATATCCCACAAACCGAAAATCACAATCAGTCTGGTGTCACTCAATCGCCAGTCGTCGCGCCCAAGCGTGAAACTGGTGGTTTTGCCCTGCTTGACAGTCTTGTACGCCATGAAGTTGAATATATTTTTGGTTATCCTGGTGGGGCTATCCTGCCAATTTACGATGACCTCTACAAAGTAGAATCAACTGGTGCTATTAAGCACATTTTAGTCCGGCACGAACAAGGCGCTGCTCACGCCGCCGATGGCTATGCCCGTGCTACTGGCAAAGTAGGAGTATGCTTTGGTACTTCTGGACCTGGGGCAACGAATTTAGTCACAGGCATCGCTACAGCCTACATGGACTCAATTCCCATGATTGTGGTGACAGGACAAGTGCCACGGGCATCTATTGGTACGGATGCGTTTCAAGAAACCGATATCTACGGAATTACCTTACCAATAGTCAAACACTCTTATGTAGTGCGCGACCCTAAAGATATGGCGCGAATTGTGGCTGAAGCTTTCCACATCGCCAGCACTGGACGACCAGGGCCAGTTTTGATTGATGTGCCTAAAGATGTGGCTTTAGAAGAATGTGACTATGTACCCGTTGCACCGGGAACTGTGAAATTAAGGGGTTATCGTCCCACTGTTAAGGGAAATCCTCGGCAAATCAACGCAGCAATTAAGTTAATTCGTAACAGTAGCCGTCCTTTATTGTATGTCGGTGGTGGAGCGATCGCATCTAACGCCCATGCAGAAGTTAAAGAACTGGCGGAATTATTTAATATCCCCGTCACCACAACCTTAATGGGTATCGGTGCATTCGATGAACATCATCCCCTGTCTGTGGGAATGTTGGGAATGCACGGTACCGCTTACGCTAACTTTGCAGTGACAGATTGCGACTTATTAATCTGCGTTGGGGCGAGATTTGACGATCGCGTAACTGGTAAATTAGATGAATTCGCTTCCCATGCCAAAGTAATTCACATCGACATTGACCCCGCAGAGGTAGGTAAAAACCGAGTTCCTGAAGTCCCAATTGTGGGCGATGTCCGCCATGTTTTAGTTGACTTGTTGCGTCGCTGTCAGGAAACAGGCATCAAGAACATACCACACAAAAATCAAGAGTGGTTGAATTTAATTAACCGTTGGCGACAAGATTACCCCCTAGAAGTGCCTCATTATGCTGACAGCATTTCACCCCAAGAAGTAATTGTGGAAGTTGGTCGCCAAGCACCCCACGCTTTTTATACTACAGACGTGGGTCAACATCAAATGTGGGCGGCACAATTCCTGAAAAATGGACCCAGACGCTGGATTTCTAGTGCTGGTTTGGGAACGATGGGTTTTGGTGTCCCGGCGGCGATGGGTGCAAAAGTAGCCTTCCCTGATGAAGAAGTTATCTGTATCAGTGGTGATGCTAGTTTCCAGATGTGTTTGCAAGAGTTGGGAACATTATCACAGTATGGCATTAATGTCAAGACCGTGATTATGAATAACGGCTGGCAGGGAATGGTGCGCCAATGGCAACAAGCCTTTTATGGTGAGCGTTATTCATCCTCAAATATGGAAGTAGGGATGCCAGACATTGAGCATTTGACAAAAGCCTACGGCATTAAGGGCATGGTAGTTCAGACTCGTGAGGAATTACAAGGTGCGATCGCCGAAATGCTAGCACATAATGGCCCAGTTGTGGTTGATGTCCGAGTCACCAAAGACGAAAACTGTTACCCAATGGTAGCCCCAGGTAAAAGCAACGCTCAAATGATTGGTTTACCCATACAGCCACCAAAAGCCGTAGTTGAACCAGTTTCTTGCAGCCATTGCGGGACAACAAATCCGCCTACACACAACTTCTGTTCTGAGTGTGGAACTAAGTTATAG